The following coding sequences lie in one Rutidosis leptorrhynchoides isolate AG116_Rl617_1_P2 chromosome 4, CSIRO_AGI_Rlap_v1, whole genome shotgun sequence genomic window:
- the LOC139841291 gene encoding uncharacterized protein: MAIVLRFVDANGVLTERFLDLVHVQDTSAITLKRSLWERLSHYEFDTSKIRGQSYDGASNMRGEWKGLKALVLKDCPYAYYVHCFAHRLQLALVAASREVIPIHQFFEKLTFIINMICASSKCHDELQKAKALETERLLELGEIETGKGANQVGTLRRAGDTRWGFHFSSVCSLISMFNSTRVVHRGIIDDGSCSSQRGDADTAYGYTKSFEFVLILHLMKKILGKTEFLSQALQKKSQDIINAMTLVTATKEYLNDLRNNGWDSLLERVKIFSEKHEVDIPDLSAPYKSGRYHPRRQDNHVTFEHYYRVDVFISTLDTQLLELNNRFDDQAMELLTLSSTLVPRKDSKLLNVDHLCSLVEKYYPVDFTEQERSRLKSELELFNIELGKNPKLIGASTLTEVCRGLVETGKHENYNMLDRLIRLILTLPVLTATTERAFSGMKICKNRLRNKMYDEFLADNLVVYIEREIAEKFNSESVIDEFKMLKGRRAEL, translated from the coding sequence ATGGCCATCGTTTTAAGATTCGTAGATGCAAATGGGGTGTTAACTGAAAGGTTCTTGGATTTGGTGCACGTTCAAGATACTTCAGCAATAACTCTAAAACGAAGTTTATGGGAACGACTTTCACATTATGAGTTCGATACTAGTAAAATTCGAGGTCAGAGTTATGATGGAGCTAGTAACATGAGAGGGGAATGGAAAGGATTAAAAGCTCTTGTTCTTAAAGATTGTCCTTATGCATACTATGTCCACTGTTTTGCTCACAGATTACAACTTGCTTTAGTTGCAGCCTCGAGAGAAGTTATCCCAATTCACCAGTTCTTCGAAAAACTAACTTTTATCATAAATATGATATGTGCTTCTAGTAAATGTCATGATGAATTGCAAAAGGCAAAGGCTCTTGAAACTGAACGTTTATTGGAACTTGGTGAAATTGAAACGGGTAAAGGAGCTAACCAGGTTGGGACCTTAAGAAGAGCAGGTGATACTCGTTGGGGTTTCCATTTTTCTTCAGTTTGCAGTTTGATTTCAATGTTTAATTCTACTCGTGTTGTTCATAGAGGAATAATTGATGATGGATCTTGTTCTTCTCAACGTGGAGATGCTGATACAGCTTATGGTTACACAAAATCATTTGAGTTCGTGTTGATTTTACACTTAATGAAGAAGATATTGGGAAAGACTGAATTTCTTTCCCAAGCTTTGCAAAAGAAATCTCAAGATATTATCAATGCCATGACGCTAGTTACAGCAACAAAGGAGTATCTTAATGATTTAAGAAATAACGGATGGGATTCTTTACTTGAACGAGTGAAAATATTTTCGGAGAAACACGAAGTAGATATTCCTGATTTGAGCGCTCCATACAAGTCTGGTCGATATCACCCTCGTCGACAAGATAATCATGTTACTTTTGAACATTATTATCGAGTAGATGTCTTCATTAGCACACTTGACACACAGTTGTTAGAGCTAAACAATAGATTTGACGATCAAGCTATGGAGTTATTAACTCTTAGCTCCACTTTAGTTCCAAGAAAAGACTCGAAATTGTTAAATGTTGATCATCTTTGTTCTCTAGTTGAGAAATACTATCCTGTAGATTTTACAGAGCAAGAGAGAAGCCGATTGAAATCTGAGTTGGAGTTGTTTAATATTGAGTTGGGAAAGAACCCGAAGCTAATTGGTGCATCAACTCTTACTGAAGTATGTAGAGGTCTTGTGGAAACTGGGAAACACGAGAACTATAATATGCTGGATAGGTTAATTCGACTGATCTTAACGCTTCCCGTTTTAACTGCTACAACCGAGAGAGCATTTTCAGGGATGAAAATATGCAAGAATCGGCTTCGCAACAAGATGTACGATGAATTTCTAGCGGATAATTTGGTGGTTTATATTGAAAGAGAAATTGCTGAAAAGTTTAATTCTGAATCTGTAATCGATGAATTTAAAATGCTCAAAGGTCGTCGAGCCGAATTGTAA
- the LOC139841292 gene encoding uncharacterized protein produces the protein MDKQKSITSFFKRTIDDTTKVDIQNSKRFKPSTSEHEQQQNEQVPPVFESSRPNVGDVDSNSFERDPGMREQIWSYPVDKREQVRRFYLNQGPYQIRLDEYPTKGTSTKPRRFRYAWFGKFSNWLEYSPTKDAAYCFLCYLFSDKPAVRKGDDAFIVKGFDKWKKVNDGNRCAFLKHANSLQHKSALLSSENLLNQAGHIENVFEKQRLESKLNNRLRLKASIDIVRWLTFQACAFRGHDESTNSSNRGNFLELLTLLASYNDDVAKVVLENAPYNSKFTSGLIQKELLNIIANKVRKHIRCEVGDSYFCVMVDE, from the coding sequence ATGGATAAACAAAAATCTATTACCTCATTTTTCAAGAGAACTATAGATGATACAACCAAAGTCGATATTCAAAATAGTAAACGATTCAAACCTTCAACAAGTGAGCATGAACAACAACAAAATGAACAAGTACCACCTGTTTTTGAATCTTCAAGGCCGAATGTAGGCGATGTGGACTCTAATTCTTTTGAAAGAGATCCCGGTATGCGTGAACAAATATGGAGTTACCCGGTTGATAAACGGGAACAAGTAAGACGGTTTTATCTGAATCAAGGACCTTATCAGATTCGTTTGGACGAGTATCCTACTAAAGGTACATCTACTAAGCCTCGTAGATTTCGATACGCTTGGTTTGGTAAATTTTCTAATTGGTTAGAATATTCTCCTACAAAGGATGCCGCGTATTGCTTTCTTTGTTACTTGTTTAGTGACAAACCCGCTGTCCGAAAAGGTGATGATGCTTTTATTGTTAAAGGATTTGATAAATGGAAAAAAGTTAATGATGGAAATAGATGTGCATTCCTTAAGCATGCTAATAGTTTACAACATAAAAGCGCCTTATTATCTAGCGAAAATTTGTTGAATCAAGCTGGACATATTGAAAATGTCTTTGAGAAGCAACGTTTAGAGTCGAAATTAAATAACCGTCTACGACTGAAAGCTTCAATTGACATTGTTCGTTGGTTGACATTTCAAGCTTGTGCTTTTCGTGGGCATGATGAATCGACTAATTCAAGTAATCGCGGTAATTTTCTTGAACTTTTGACGCTTTTAGCTTCTTACAATGATGATGTTGCCAAGGTTGTGTTGGAGAATGCTCCTTATAATTCAAAGTTCACTTCGGGATTGATTCAAAAAGAACTTTTAAATATAATTGCCAACAAAGTTCGAAAACATATTCGTTGTGAAGTTGGCGATTCTTACTTTTGTGTCATGGTTGATGAGTAG